One part of the Pelecanus crispus isolate bPelCri1 chromosome 20, bPelCri1.pri, whole genome shotgun sequence genome encodes these proteins:
- the CALR3 gene encoding LOW QUALITY PROTEIN: calreticulin-3 (The sequence of the model RefSeq protein was modified relative to this genomic sequence to represent the inferred CDS: substituted 1 base at 1 genomic stop codon) has protein sequence MAAGGRGGGAPAAVALSLLLLLLLLGAARGAARPAVHFREQFLDGAGWQKRWTNSESKPGLGKFKLTAGKFYGDPVQDKGLQTTENSKFYAISSRFKPFTNKGKTLVIQYTVKHEQKIDCGGGYVKIFSSNLDQKNLSGDSHYYIMFGPDICGSETKKVHVILNYKNKTHPIKKPIRCKVDGYTHLYTLIIRPDQTYEVKIDNEMVASGNLEDDFDFLPPRKINDPTVRKPTDWDDRIQIDDPNDIKPEDWDEPEHIMDTSAEKPEDWDDAVNGEWHYPVVKNPLYRGEWKPRQIDNPNYRGVWPHPQIDNPNYSPDFSIYSYDDIGVIGLDIWQVRAGTIFDNFLITDDEVYAEDFGDETWGETKGPEKEMNIKQTKEEQEREWVTEEKYLEQRFKKKLERKKESGXDRAVRNTIEKEEF, from the exons atggcggcgggcgggcgcggagggGGAGCCCCGGCCGCCGTGGCGCtgagcctgctcctgctcctcctcctcctcggggcCGCGCGGGGCGCAGCCCGGCCCGCCGTGCATTTCCGGGAGCAGTTTCTGGACGGAG CCGGCTGGCAGAAGAGGTGGACGAATTCCGAGAGCAAGCCGGGCCTTGGGAAGTTTAAACTCACAGCTGGGAAGTTTTATGGAGACCCCGTGCAAgataaag GTCTACAGACTACTGAAAATTCTAAATTTTATGCTATCTCCTCACGATTTAAGCCATTTACTAACAAAGGGAAGACTCTGGTCATTCAGTATACTGTGAAACACGAGCAGAAGATAGATTGCGGTGGGGGATATGTTAAGATTTTTTCCTCAAACTTGGATCAGAAGAACCTAAGTGGAGATTCGCATTATTACATCATGTTTG GGCCAGATATTTGTGGATCTGAGACAAAGAAAGtccatgttattttaaattacaagaaTAAAACCCATCCAATCAAGAAACCGATCAGATGCAAG GTTGATGGATATACACATCTATATACTTTGATTATAAGGCCAGATCAGACTTACGAAGTAAAAATTGATAACGAAATGGTTGCATCTGGCAACTTAGAAgatgattttgattttttgccACCGAGGAAAATTAATGATCCAACAGTAAGGAAACCCACTGACTGGGATGATCGAATCCAAATTGATGATCCAAATGACATCAAGCCTGAG GATTGGGATGAACCTGAACACATCATGGACACTAGTGCTGAGAAACCTGAAGATTGGGATGACGCTGTGAATGGAGAATGGCATTATCCTGTGGTCAAGAATCCTCTATATAGG GGGGAATGGAAACCAAGGCAGATTGATAATCCAAATTATAGAGGAGTTTGGCCTCACCCACAGATTGACAATCCAAATTACTCGCCAGACTTCAGTATCTACAGCTATGACGATATTGGCGTCATTGGACTAGATATCTGGCAG GTGAGAGCTGGCACAATTTTTGACAACTTCTTGATAACAGATGATGAGGTTTATGCAGAAGACTTTGGAGATGAAACATGGGGAGAAACAAAG GGtcctgaaaaggaaatgaacaTAAAGCAGACCAaggaagagcaggagagagaatgggttacagaagaaaaatacttggaGCAACGGTTTAAGAAAAagctagagagaaaaaaagaatctggaTAGGATAGAGCAGTGAGGAACACTATCGAGAAAGAAGAGTTTTAA